One window of Candidatus Woesearchaeota archaeon genomic DNA carries:
- a CDS encoding alpha/beta hydrolase: MKKAKTAISLTGLIGICAFSTECSAAIPEENRPLEQRNQATLAEIIYSVDRDVPMITKSGPLSTTLANPMRVSEKQKQGYEEIEFSLSHNVHVGALVKIVDPNGPYIISTHGFLSDKEAHAVRNYLSIGEYLLDFNHIIIDHSTSGAFVAKNGQPGLGGIEEGYILTEIAKQIKKQGATSIHLFGVSMGGAGVLHAAFRGKESIDSALVFSGVTDLLDVPAAALRSLTKEGLCGTRYWNWSTINASIGLHSLLPPQFIEAQKISQYQNLSFDSTCEFYLQTTRYNNTEYLEELYAPYISGKILPDRLPETTREYLAQSNAALIADHIEVPVFLVHAADDPVVAPAHFYDFMLAAGANPMIKGTILPDGGHNGFSAAYGKKWEACVIKTDVAYWSQEKVNFDKECF, translated from the coding sequence ATGAAAAAAGCAAAAACAGCGATTTCGCTCACGGGATTGATTGGTATTTGCGCCTTCAGTACTGAATGCTCTGCTGCAATACCTGAAGAGAACAGACCACTGGAGCAGAGAAATCAGGCAACGTTAGCGGAAATTATTTATTCAGTGGATAGAGATGTTCCGATGATAACCAAATCAGGACCGCTATCCACAACTCTGGCAAACCCTATGCGAGTTTCAGAAAAGCAAAAGCAAGGATATGAGGAAATAGAGTTTTCGCTCTCTCATAATGTTCATGTCGGAGCGTTAGTGAAAATAGTAGATCCGAATGGACCGTACATTATTTCTACGCATGGCTTTTTGTCAGACAAAGAAGCGCACGCGGTGAGAAATTATCTCTCAATAGGGGAGTATCTTCTGGATTTTAATCATATAATAATAGATCATTCGACAAGCGGCGCTTTTGTCGCGAAGAATGGTCAGCCTGGATTAGGCGGCATTGAAGAAGGATATATTCTCACAGAAATCGCGAAGCAGATAAAAAAACAAGGAGCGACTTCAATTCATTTGTTTGGAGTCAGTATGGGCGGGGCAGGCGTGCTTCACGCGGCATTTAGGGGAAAAGAAAGTATAGATTCCGCGCTTGTTTTTTCAGGCGTAACAGACTTGCTGGATGTGCCTGCGGCGGCGCTGCGATCATTGACAAAAGAGGGATTATGCGGCACGCGTTATTGGAATTGGTCAACAATAAACGCCTCCATCGGCTTGCATAGTTTATTGCCTCCGCAATTTATCGAAGCGCAAAAAATATCGCAGTATCAAAATCTCTCATTTGACAGCACATGTGAATTCTATTTACAAACAACAAGATACAACAACACAGAATATCTTGAGGAATTATACGCCCCATACATTTCTGGAAAAATTTTACCAGACAGGCTTCCAGAAACAACAAGAGAATATCTTGCGCAGAGCAATGCGGCTCTCATCGCGGATCACATTGAAGTACCTGTATTTCTCGTCCACGCGGCGGACGATCCAGTCGTCGCGCCCGCGCACTTTTATGATTTTATGCTGGCGGCAGGAGCGAATCCAATGATTAAAGGAACGATTCTCCCTGACGGCGGTCACAATGGATTTAGCGCGGCGTACGGAAAAAAGTGGGAAGCTTGCGTGATAAAAACAGATGTCGCGTATTGGTCGCAAGAAAAAGTAAATTTTGATAAAGAGTGCTTTTAA